The Bacteroidota bacterium genome has a segment encoding these proteins:
- a CDS encoding tyrosine recombinase XerD: MINPYFNGYKTYLQLEKGLSQHTVDAYLEDFKKLLVYLDDQYPDFKIEKTDKNKLRSFILWINEIGLSARTQARIMSGIRNFFSYLLEEKVIDENPVDLIELPKIGRKLPVVLSDAEINKMIEVIDHSSREGQRNRCIVEVLYSCGLRVSELVNLKRAGLFLDHDYIKVIGKGNKERLVPIGSIAKEQIRLYETGIRLHLDIKKGHEEFVFLNRNGRQLSRVMIFYIIKDLAEKAGIKKNISPHTLRHSFATELVDRGADLRAVQEMLGHSSITTTEIYTHLDSSYLKDTIIQFHPRS, translated from the coding sequence ATGATAAACCCTTATTTCAATGGCTATAAAACCTATTTGCAATTAGAGAAAGGCTTGTCGCAACATACGGTTGATGCCTATCTTGAGGATTTTAAGAAATTATTGGTTTATCTGGACGATCAATACCCTGATTTCAAAATTGAAAAAACGGACAAAAACAAACTCCGGTCCTTTATACTTTGGATTAATGAAATTGGATTATCAGCACGAACACAGGCGCGAATTATGTCAGGTATCCGGAATTTCTTCTCCTATCTGTTGGAAGAAAAAGTGATCGATGAAAATCCTGTAGATTTAATAGAATTACCCAAAATTGGGAGAAAGTTACCTGTTGTTTTGAGTGATGCTGAAATCAATAAAATGATTGAGGTTATCGACCATTCAAGTCGAGAAGGGCAAAGAAACAGATGCATTGTTGAGGTGCTTTATAGTTGTGGTTTACGCGTTAGTGAATTGGTAAACCTCAAAAGAGCGGGTTTATTTTTAGATCATGATTACATCAAAGTAATTGGCAAAGGAAATAAAGAAAGGCTTGTGCCAATAGGAAGCATTGCCAAGGAACAAATACGACTTTATGAAACGGGAATCCGATTGCATTTGGATATTAAAAAAGGACATGAAGAGTTTGTGTTTTTGAATCGAAATGGAAGACAACTTAGTCGTGTGATGATTTTTTATATCATCAAGGATTTAGCTGAAAAAGCAGGAATTAAAAAGAATATTAGTCCACATACACTCCGACATTCTTTTGCAACAGAATTGGTTGACCGGGGAGCAGATCTTCGAGCTGTTCAAGAAATGCTTGGACATTCGTCCATTACTACTACAGAAATTTACACACATTTAGATTCCAGCTATTTAAAGGATACTATCATTCAATTTCATCCCAGATCTTAG